The sequence TCAATCACAACCCCGCCCGGACCGGACAGGGAGACGACGGCATGGACCTCGACCCCGTCAGTGACATCGGGATCATCACCGGCATCCTTGACGACACAACAGCTTGCCCGGTCCTGTCCAAACTGCTGGCCCTGCAAGGCAAATTCGACAATAACGGAAGCCGGCAACTCGAGTTCAACCTTCTCGACAATCTGCTGCTCTTTCAGCATCCGTGCCGCTCCAAGCGCCGCCGCCGCGGCACAGGCGCCGGTGGTGTAGCCGAACCGGAGTTTCTTTTTCTGCTTTGCCATTAAACCCTTTGCTTCACATCATCAACGGTCAACAATCGCAAAATTTCCCTTCGCGCTTCGCCAACCGTCAACGGAATATGATGCAGCTTGACATTATCCCGGGTTTTCAGAATATGCATCAACTCGGCGATCAGCGGCAGATGTAATTTTGCCTGTTCAAGTACTTCGGCGTCGCCGAAAACCTCGTCCGGGTTTCCACAACGAAGAACTGTCCCTTTTGACAGGATAGCGATCTTGCTCATGAAGAGTGGCACCAGGTCAACGACATGGGTTGCCATGATCATGGTAATCCCCTTGGTCCGGTTTAAATCCTCGAGCAGATGCATCAGCGAATGCACTCCCATCGGATCGAGTCCGGCGGTCGGCTCGTCGAGAATGATGATCTCCGGCTCCATCGCCAGGATACCGGCGATACAGACCCGCTTCTTCTGGCCATGCGACAGGGCATGCACTGACTTGCGGGCTAAAGCCTGCATGTTGACCATGTGCAAAGCCTGATGAACCCGCTCCTTGATCTCTTCCGGCTCCAGCCCCATGTTGGTCGGACCGAAGGCGACATCCTCCTCGACGGTTGAAGCGAAGAGCTGATCATCCGGATCCTGGAAAACAATCCCGATCTTGCTGAACACCTCCCGGTCCTCGACATTGCCGAGTTCATTCCCCTGGAACTTGATCCGGCCGAGTGAGGGCTTGAACAGTCCATTGAGGTGCCTGATCAGGGTCGACTTGCCGCTGCCGTTGGAACCGAGCATGGCAACGAACTCACCCTTCGCAATTTCGAGATTGATGCCATTTAAAGCCGGCGTACCATCTTCGTAGGTATAGTGCAGATTTTCGATCCTGAGCATTACAGTTGTCCTTTATCGCATGACCCAGAGAGTAGTCAGGATACCGATGGCACTCAGCAACACCCCCCAGTCGAGGCTCTTGATCCGGGTCAGTGCGACCGCCGTCATCACACCGCGATAACCGCGACAACGCATCGCGGCAAAACTCCGTTCGGCCCGATCGTAGGAACGGAGGATCAACATCCCGCCAAGAGTCGAAACGGAACGGAGCGTATTCCGGAAACCGGCATAGCCGAGTCGCGATTTCTGGGCGCTCCTGATCCGCGATGCTTCTTCGAACATCAGGAAAATATAACGATACATGATCAGCGCCAGTTCAACCAGCACCGAAGGACAACGGAAGAAGTGAGCGGCCCGCATCAACTCCAGCAACGGGGTCGTCAACGAAAAGAAGAGGAGCACGCTCATGCCACCGAGGATCCGGCAACCGAGTTCAAGCCCCCGGGCAAGCGCCCCCTGATAAATCAAAACGTCGTAGCCGAACAGCGGTAGCGTCTGTACCAGCGCCCCTTCCGGGTACCAGAAGAGTTGTGTCACAAAAGCAATAACCGCCAGAGTGAACGGCACCATCATCCGTAAGAGAAATGAACGGACCCGCACTCCGGAAGCGGTCACCGCCAGTAAGGAAATAACGAGCAAGGCGAGGGGGAAGCGGACACCGCCGGCCGCCAGATTAAGGCCCAGTGCCAGCAGCATCAGAAGGAGCTTGACCCGCCCATCGAGAGCAACCAGCAGGCGCCGTCGCTCGCCCTGAATATCGGTAAACTGATGAATACCACTCATCTTCAGCGGTCACCTTCACCTTCCGGTTGGCCAACGACAAAAACCTTGTGCCAATAGAAACCCATCACAAAACCACCGATCGTACCGGCCAGGGCAAAGAGGAACAGAAGCATATCGCCTTCGACATTGAATAACGGCTCGGCCGCCTCCCGACCCTTGTCAGCGGCATACTTCTCAACGACCGCTTCATCAATCCCGGCCCACTTTTCCGGTTTAGCCTCATCGGCAAACACAAACCCACTCATCAGAACAGGGGCGATCAGGATAATCAGCAACTTCTTCATACCCCCTCCTCTGCCGGAATAATTTTCAGCCGGCGCAGAATGTCGGGGCGGTGGGTACGGACATAAACCAGAATACTTCCGGTCAGCACACCCTCAATCAGCATCAAAACCACGACATAAGGCGCTAGCACCGTGAAGATCGCCGCAACTTCTGAAAGATAACTGCCGCTGCCGTGCAGCCCGGAGGCGAGACCGATCGAGGTACCGAGATAGGTAAAAAAATCGGCCATCGCCCCCGCCAGGAAGCCTGCCCAGAAAAGATTAAACCTTAACTTGCGGGACACAACAAAAGCGATGATCCCGGCGAAGGAGCCAAGGACCCCCATTGAGAAGGTATTGGCGCCGAGAGTCGTCAGGCCGCCGTGGGCGAGGAAGAGCCCCTGCAGCAGCAGTGAAACAAAAGCGACCACGACGCTCGGCAACGGACCGAGAAGAATGGCACTGAAGCCGGTACCGGCCGGATGAGCGGTGGCGCCGATTCCGGGGATAGGAACCGGAAGACAACTGAACACGAAGACTGCCGCCCCGAAAATGCCAACCATCGGCATATAGGTTGGCGACTCTTTTTTCCGCTTGGTCATCTGCCAGATACCGGCGGCGACAAACGGCAGGGCGACAACGAACCAGAAGCTGGCGACCTTCCACGGCAGCAACCCCTCGGTGATGTGCATCGCCAGAGCCTGGCTGGCCAGTACCAGAACCAGCACTCCGGTCACAGATACGATCATATACATGTTCAGCAATCCTCTCTTTATCGAGAATCAACAGAGCATTACAGATCGCCGCAGCAATGGTCGAACCGCCCTTGCGACCGCGGCAGGTAATCTGCGGCAGCCCGGAGGCGACCAGCTCCTCCTTCGATTCGGCAGCGCCGACAAACCCGACCGGCACCCCGACCACCAGGGCCGGATTCACTTTGTTCTCTTTATACAGCTCGAGCAGTTCGTAAAGGGCGGTCGGGGCATTGCCGATCAAAAAAATCCCGGCTCCCGATGCGACCCCTTTGCGCAGGGCGACAATTGATCGGGTGACCCCCTCGGCCTTGGCCTGAATGGCGACATCGTCATCGGCGACATGACAAGAGAGCGTGCAACCGGCTTCAGTCAGGCGACTTTTATTGATCCCCGCAAGAACCATATTGGTGTCGCAATAGATCCCGCAGCCCGACCTGATCGCCTCGAGGGCCGACGCAACCGCACCGTTACTGATCAGGGTATTCATCACAAAATCGTAGTCGGCCGAGGTATGTATGATCCGACGGACAATCGGCCATTCAAGGTCGCTGAAATTGTGAGCGCCGACCTCGGCATCGATAATTTCGAAACTCTTTGCCTCGATCGCCTGCGGATCGCGTATGATCTTTATCATAATGATTCCTTGTTAGCTCCAGCCGGCGGCTGTAAGCGATTCGGCAACACGTTCACATACGATTTCACCGAGCTTGGGATGAATACCGAGCGGCTGGCCCATGATCATCTCGAGGTCCGGGTAGCGTTCTTTCGCCTGTGCCATCTCGTTTGGCAGGTCTTCCAGAACATGCGCCCCGGCAAAAAGGAAGTAGGGGTACAACAGAACCCTTGTCGCCCCCTGTTCGACACATGCGTCGATGCCGGCCTGGATGTCCGGCGCATGCAACTCCCGAAAGGAGACCTCGACAACATCGAAGCCGCCTTCTTTTTTAACCTGCTCGGCAATCACCCGCAAGGCGTCATTCGCCGCCGATACCCGGGAGCCATGCCCCATCAATAAAATTCCGGTTTTCATTTTATCTTCCTCCATGCCCGGGAACCCTCGTCCCGAAAAAAATCCCCCGTCCAAAGCTGGCGCGGGGGATCAGATGTGAAAACAAATCACACCTTTTCCTCCGGCCGCCTTTACCTTGAGCGAACGGGTTGGCACGTCATGTGCCGGATTCCGGACAGGCTTTCTGGCTTCGGGATCGCCCTTTCCTCTCCCCTTCCCGAACAGCTTATCACTGTTCAGTGGTTTTCGAGAGGTCAGTCCCCCGTCACAGCGGCGGGTCCGCGGGGGAATCGCACCCCCTTTCCTGCATCCGGAATCTAGAATCTATCCGGCCAGAATGCCGTCAGGCAACCTGGCCTCTGTAGTCACGACAGGCCGCTACGAAATGCCCGGCGGTCTGTGAGTTGCTGGCGAAGTGAAGATGTACATACGATCCGAGGATATTGCCATCGACATAGCCTTCACTGAACTGTTCCTGACCATTACGGGCAGAGACTCTGTAAACGCGCTCAACCCGATCGGGCATCTGCAGTTCGGAATAATGAAACTCGTGCCCCCGGAGCACAGCCCCGGCCGGCCCGAGGATGGTGTCACCGAGCAGGGTGATCTCGCGATAGCCGAGCGCCTTGCGCCGAGGCAGCATCCGGGCCACGGTCGGAAACATTCCGACGACCGGGTGCCCATCGATTGCCTCGGCCAGATAGACCAGGCCACCACATTCAGCATATATCGGCCGACCACTTTCAGCAAAAGTACGAACCGCCTGCAGCATCGCCTTATTCTTCGCCAATTTCGCGGCATATAATTCCGGATAGCCGCCGCCGATATATAACCCGTCGAGGCTGTCCGGCAGGAGATTGTCCCTGAGCGGCGAAAACTCGAGAAGTTCGGCCCCGGCCGACTCGAGCAGTTCCAGATTGTCGGGATAATAAAAGCTGAACGCCTCATCACGGGCGATCCCGAGGCGGACCGACTTGTCGACTGCCTTGAACGTTTCCACAGATTCCTGATTCATTGGCCGGCCGGCAATCAGGGCTTCAACATCGACAGCATTTTCGACGAGATCGGCCAGTCGGCCCAGCAGCTGCTCATCGAGCAGGCCTTCTTCGGCGGTGACCAAACCGAGGTGCCGCTGCGGCAGCGAAACTTCATCATCCCGGCGGATACAGCCGAGAACCGGTGGCAACCCGTCAACGGATAAGCAGGCCTGACGCAGCAGTTCCTCGTGGCGGTCGCTGCCAACCCGGTTGAAAATAACGCCGGCAAAATCGAGAGCCGGCTCGAAATTAACGAAACCGGAGACCAGGGCAGCTGCACTCCGGGCCTGGGCCCGGGCATCAACGACGAGGACAATCCGGCCATTCAACCATCCGGCAATCTCGGCGGTACTGCCGACATCACTCTGCCCCGAGGCGCCGTCGAACAAACCCATCACCCCTTCGACAAGTGCAACATCGGCTCCGCTGCAGCCTCTTTTGAAAGAGCTCCGCACGTTCTCCTGCCCGCACATCCAGCCGTCGAGATTCCGCGACTGCCGACCACTGGCAACGGCGTGCAGACCGGGGTCGATATAGTCGGGCCCGACCTTGAACGGTGCAACCTGCAGGCCACGCCGCCGCAAAGCCGCGAGCAACCCGAGAGTAACCGTTGTTTTGCCGCTGCCGCTGGACGGGGCGGCGATGATCAAGGGTTTCAGCATTTACAAGTCACTTATTTAAGATCGAAAAAATTCTTAACGCAAAGGCGCAATGACGCTAAGGAAACTTATAATAACAAGAAAACTCCGTTGATAATAATCAGGGCAAAACCCAACGTGTATAATCAAAAATTTCAATTGCGCTGTTTTTTCTCTGCGCCTTGGCGTCTTTGCGTTAAAGGCTTTTGTTATTTCTCCTGCTTTTCGTGGCTTCGTGGCAAAACGGTTTTCGCTTTTCAACCATTCAAAAGACGAACAACCGAGTTGCCGTCTTCATAATAATCGATGCTGTTGAGGCATCCGAAATCCTGCTCGATCGCAAAAAGCGATTCGAGCGGGGCGCCGATGGCATCGAGCAGAATGACCCGGTTTACGCCGCCATGAGCAACGACGATGACTTCTTCGCCCATATATTTCTTGACGATTTTCTTGATCACCGGGCGGACGCGGCCTGCCAGATCATTGAGATTTTCGCCTCCCGGCATCGGCACGTTGACAATATCCTTGAGCCGCGCCTGCCATTCCTTCGGGTACTTTTTTTGAATTTCATCCCAGGTCAGCCGTTCCCATTCACCGGCATCGAGTTCACGCAAATTCTTTTCCGTGACAGTCTCCAGCCCATAGCCGGCGGCAAGGATCCGGGCGCCGTCCAGACAACGACCGAGGTCACTGCTGTAAACGGCTGAGATCGGCAGTTTCTGCATCCGGAGTTGAAGCATGCCGAGCTGGGCGTTCCCTTTCGGCGTCACGCTGACATCGGCCTGGCCATTGTAGCGTTTCTCTTCATGACCTTCGACTTCGCCATGGCGTATCAAGTGAATACGGGTTCGCTTCATATTTGCTCCTGTCGGCTCAAAAAAGAGCCAGAATGAAAAGTAGGGTCAGGACTTCGAGCAGTTCTGTCGCTGCGCCAAGAACATCACCCGTCACCCCGCCAAGCCGATTCTCGAAGTAGCGCAACTGCACCATCGCGATCAGCCCGATCAGAAAAACCAGAAATACGCCCTTGAGCCCGAACAACACGATCGCGGCCGCGACCAAGGTGCCGGTGGCAATCATCACTTCCCGTTCGCCGACATTCTTGACAAAGGCACTTCCGGTTCCCCCTTCAGGCCTGATGTAGCGGCTGTAACTGGCCAGGATGACCTGTATCCAGCGTCCGGCAGTCGGCATCATGATCAGGGCGGCCGACTTTAATTCGATCGAAACATTGTAAAGAGACAGATACTTCAACAGCAGCACCATCACCAGGCCGACGACACCGATCGCGCCGACCCGGCTGTCTTTCATGATATGCAACACCGACTGCTTGTCCTTGCCACCGGCGAGCCCATCGATCAGATCGGCGATGCCGTCGAGATGCAGAGCCCCGGTTGCCAGAATCAGGCAGAGAATCAACAGGCAGTCAAGGACCGGTCGCGGAATCAGCGCATCGAGCAGCCAATTGAGAACGACCAGACCGAGACCGAGCACCAGGCCGACCGCCGGGAAAAACCCCATACTGCGCGCCAGACGCTCCTGGTCAATTTCGACCTTGTCAGCAACCGGGAATATGGTCAGAAAAGCCACTGCTGATTTAAAGTCATCCCATTCGCGATTCATTTTGCCTCCTGAACGTCCGACTCTGAAACTCCGGCTTCGGAAAAAGTAGCAATTTCGCGGTAGCCTTTGAGGGCGGCTTCAACCAGGGTCATCGCCAGAGCCGCTCCGGTCCCTTCGCCGAGTCGCATCCTCAGATCGAGCATCGGCTCCTGGCCGATCCTTTCAAGCATGTGGATATGCCCGATCTCGACCGATTTGTGCGCAGCAAAAATATAGCTATTAACATCCGGGTGCAGTTCCGAAGCGATCAGGGCGCCGGCGGTCGAAATAAATCCGTCGACAACCACCGGGATACCGACGGCGGCACAACCG comes from Desulfuromonas sp. and encodes:
- a CDS encoding energy-coupling factor ABC transporter ATP-binding protein (with CbiNQ forms the ABC transporter for cobalt import); translation: MLRIENLHYTYEDGTPALNGINLEIAKGEFVAMLGSNGSGKSTLIRHLNGLFKPSLGRIKFQGNELGNVEDREVFSKIGIVFQDPDDQLFASTVEEDVAFGPTNMGLEPEEIKERVHQALHMVNMQALARKSVHALSHGQKKRVCIAGILAMEPEIIILDEPTAGLDPMGVHSLMHLLEDLNRTKGITMIMATHVVDLVPLFMSKIAILSKGTVLRCGNPDEVFGDAEVLEQAKLHLPLIAELMHILKTRDNVKLHHIPLTVGEARREILRLLTVDDVKQRV
- the cbiQ gene encoding cobalt ECF transporter T component CbiQ translates to MSGIHQFTDIQGERRRLLVALDGRVKLLLMLLALGLNLAAGGVRFPLALLVISLLAVTASGVRVRSFLLRMMVPFTLAVIAFVTQLFWYPEGALVQTLPLFGYDVLIYQGALARGLELGCRILGGMSVLLFFSLTTPLLELMRAAHFFRCPSVLVELALIMYRYIFLMFEEASRIRSAQKSRLGYAGFRNTLRSVSTLGGMLILRSYDRAERSFAAMRCRGYRGVMTAVALTRIKSLDWGVLLSAIGILTTLWVMR
- a CDS encoding cobalt ABC transporter permease, producing the protein MKKLLIILIAPVLMSGFVFADEAKPEKWAGIDEAVVEKYAADKGREAAEPLFNVEGDMLLFLFALAGTIGGFVMGFYWHKVFVVGQPEGEGDR
- a CDS encoding energy-coupling factor ABC transporter permease yields the protein MYMIVSVTGVLVLVLASQALAMHITEGLLPWKVASFWFVVALPFVAAGIWQMTKRKKESPTYMPMVGIFGAAVFVFSCLPVPIPGIGATAHPAGTGFSAILLGPLPSVVVAFVSLLLQGLFLAHGGLTTLGANTFSMGVLGSFAGIIAFVVSRKLRFNLFWAGFLAGAMADFFTYLGTSIGLASGLHGSGSYLSEVAAIFTVLAPYVVVLMLIEGVLTGSILVYVRTHRPDILRRLKIIPAEEGV
- a CDS encoding sirohydrochlorin cobaltochelatase; amino-acid sequence: MKTGILLMGHGSRVSAANDALRVIAEQVKKEGGFDVVEVSFRELHAPDIQAGIDACVEQGATRVLLYPYFLFAGAHVLEDLPNEMAQAKERYPDLEMIMGQPLGIHPKLGEIVCERVAESLTAAGWS
- a CDS encoding cobyrinic acid a,c-diamide synthase, producing the protein MKPLIIAAPSSGSGKTTVTLGLLAALRRRGLQVAPFKVGPDYIDPGLHAVASGRQSRNLDGWMCGQENVRSSFKRGCSGADVALVEGVMGLFDGASGQSDVGSTAEIAGWLNGRIVLVVDARAQARSAAALVSGFVNFEPALDFAGVIFNRVGSDRHEELLRQACLSVDGLPPVLGCIRRDDEVSLPQRHLGLVTAEEGLLDEQLLGRLADLVENAVDVEALIAGRPMNQESVETFKAVDKSVRLGIARDEAFSFYYPDNLELLESAGAELLEFSPLRDNLLPDSLDGLYIGGGYPELYAAKLAKNKAMLQAVRTFAESGRPIYAECGGLVYLAEAIDGHPVVGMFPTVARMLPRRKALGYREITLLGDTILGPAGAVLRGHEFHYSELQMPDRVERVYRVSARNGQEQFSEGYVDGNILGSYVHLHFASNSQTAGHFVAACRDYRGQVA
- the cobC gene encoding alpha-ribazole phosphatase, producing MKRTRIHLIRHGEVEGHEEKRYNGQADVSVTPKGNAQLGMLQLRMQKLPISAVYSSDLGRCLDGARILAAGYGLETVTEKNLRELDAGEWERLTWDEIQKKYPKEWQARLKDIVNVPMPGGENLNDLAGRVRPVIKKIVKKYMGEEVIVVAHGGVNRVILLDAIGAPLESLFAIEQDFGCLNSIDYYEDGNSVVRLLNG
- the cobS gene encoding adenosylcobinamide-GDP ribazoletransferase gives rise to the protein MNREWDDFKSAVAFLTIFPVADKVEIDQERLARSMGFFPAVGLVLGLGLVVLNWLLDALIPRPVLDCLLILCLILATGALHLDGIADLIDGLAGGKDKQSVLHIMKDSRVGAIGVVGLVMVLLLKYLSLYNVSIELKSAALIMMPTAGRWIQVILASYSRYIRPEGGTGSAFVKNVGEREVMIATGTLVAAAIVLFGLKGVFLVFLIGLIAMVQLRYFENRLGGVTGDVLGAATELLEVLTLLFILALF